In Xenopus laevis strain J_2021 chromosome 2S, Xenopus_laevis_v10.1, whole genome shotgun sequence, a genomic segment contains:
- the sesn2.S gene encoding sestrin-2 has product MWRRGTRGPSAYIPVSQITGPYVGDNIAAVMGLHPDYLHVFWKTQHQLLRMDGALSLPERHYVAIMASARHQCTYLVSLHSSCFLQVGGDPRWLEGFDAAPLKLRKLNDLNKILAHRPWLINKEHIEILLSSQGGHSWSLAELIHALLLLTHFHALSSFILGCGIYLSEDNNAVPRPPSPDIPLNEGCSKLQEAERVLAEIKKLDEEGEETSQEEMETRFEREKRECAMVPTNGDNSKAVCFPGILHFLEDPGFGYIDFTRRGEQAPPTFRAHDYTWEDHGYSLLQRLNPEVGQLLDDKFQVAFNLTYHTCATHSGVDTSKLRRAIWNYIQCIYGIRYDDYDYGEVNQLLERSLKVYMKTVTCHPERVTRLLYNDFWRQFKHSEKVHLNFLLLEARLQAALLYCLRAITRFMT; this is encoded by the exons ATGTGGCGTCGAGGTACCAGAGGACCCAGTGCTTATATCCCTGTATCACAG ataACTGGTCCATATGTTGGTGACAATATTGCAGCAGTTATGGGTCTGCATCCTGATTATCTGCATGTTTTCTGGAAGACACAGCATCAGCTGCTGCGTATGGACGGAGCTCTTTCCCTTCCAGAGAGACACTATGTGGCAATAATG GCCTCTGCTCGACATCAGTGCACCTATCTTGTGTCTCTTCACTCGTCCTGCTTTCTGCAAGTTGGAGGGGATCCCCGTTGGCTAGAAGGATTTGATGCTGCCCCTCTGAAACTGCGCAAACTTAATGACCTGAATAAGATCCTTGCTCACAGGCCATGGTTGATAAACAAGGAACATATTgag attcttCTGAGCTCACAGGGGGGCCACTCTTGGTCTCTTGCAGAGCTAATCCATGCTTTGCTGCTGCTTACTCATTTTCATGCACTTTCTTCTTTTATCTTGGGCTGTGGAATTTACCTTTCGGAGGATAATAATGCTGTTCCACGCCCTCCCTCTCCAGACATCCCTCTTAATGAG GGCTGCAGCAAATTGCAAGAGGCAGAGAGAGTCCTTGCTGAGATAAAGAAACTGGATGAGGAAGGAGAAGAGACCAGCCAAGAAGAAATGGAAACCAGGTTCGAGAGGGAGAAGAGAGAATGTGCAATGGTTCCAACCAATG GTGATAACAGTAAGGCAGTCTGCTTTCCTGGCATCCTGCACTTTCTGGAAGATCCAGGTTTTGGCTACATTGATTTTACTCGTCGGGGTGAGCAGGCTCCACCTACATTCCGTGCTCAT gATTACACATGGGAAGATCATGGTTACTCGCTTCTACAGAGATTAAATCCAGAAGTTGGACAGCTGCTGGATGATAAATTCCAAGTGGCCTTCAATCTAACTTACCACACTTGTGCCACTCATAGTGGTGTGGACACATCCAAATTAAGACGTGCAATATGGAACTATATACAGTGCATTTATGGAATAAG GTACGATGACTATGATTATGGAGAGGTGAACCAACTGCTTGAGAGGAGTCTGAAAGTTTATATGAAGACGGTCACATGTCACCCAGAGCGGGTGACCCGACTGCTATATAATGACTTTTGGAGGCAGTTTAAACATTCAGAAAAG GTTCACTTGAACTTTCTTCTGTTAGAAGCTCGACTGCAGGCTGCTTTGTTGTACTGTCTCAGAGCCATCACACGCTTTATGACGTGA